Proteins from one Dermacentor variabilis isolate Ectoservices chromosome 1, ASM5094787v1, whole genome shotgun sequence genomic window:
- the LOC142557781 gene encoding guanidinobutyrase-like isoform X2 gives MQQQQPVKRAMRALLLVRRLAGHLRDRPGRRHGSNLNQPLSGNDCPRPGGIATFMRLPYAASARGLDVAVYGVPFDCGTSNRSGARFGPRQVRCESSLLRPHNMATRAAPYDNLQVADVGDVPVTMYDTQRAVGDIERFVRGLLSHGCVPVGIGGDHTTTYPVLRAIKEKHGPVGLLHLDAHADVNPTMMHCEVAHGTPFYRAVQEGLLDTRRVVQIGLRGSVYGPNEERWSLQHGFHIIQAQECWFKSMVPIMETKVLPVLGSGPVYISFDIDCLDPAFAPGTGTPEIGGLTSAQALEVIRSCKGLNIVGADLVEVSPPYDTSGNTALTAANLLFEMICVLPGVKCLD, from the exons ATGCAGCAACAACAGCCGGTGAAACGCGCGATGCGGGCCCTGCTGCTGGTTCGGCGACTGGCCGGCCACCTGCGAGACAGGCCGGGGCGACGCCACGGGTCCAACCTGAACCAGCCGCTGTCGGGCAACGACTGCCCGCGACCAGGCGGCATAGCCACCTTCATGCGCCTCCCGTACGCGGCGTCGGCGCGCG GTCTGGACGTGGCCGTGTACGGGGTCCCCTTCGACTGCGGCACATCGAACCGCAGCGGGGCCCGGTTCGGTCCCCGCCAGGTGCGCTGCGAGTCGTCGCTCCTCCGGCCGCACAATATGGCCACCC GCGCGGCGCCCTATGACAACCTGCAGGTGGCCGACGTGGGTGACGTGCCGGTCACCATGTACGACACGCAGCGCGCCGTGGGCGACATAGAGCGCTTCGTGCGGGGCCTGCTGAGTCACGGCTGCGTGCCCGTGGGCATCGGGGGCGACCACACCACCACCTATCCTGTGCTGAGGGCGATCAAG GAGAAGCACGGTCCCGTGGGGCTGCTGCACCTGGACGCGCATGCGGACGTGAACCCGACCATGATGCACTGCGAGGTGGCGCACGGCACGCCTTTCTACCGGGCCGTCCAGGAGGGCCTGCTGGACACACGCCGCGTCGTACAGATCGGCCTGCGCGGCTCCGTCTACGGGCCCAACGAGGAGCGATGGAGCCTGCAGCAC GGCTTCCACATCATCCAGGCGCAGGAATGCTGGTTCAAATCTATGGTGCCCATCATGGAGACCAAGGTGCTGCCCGTGCTGGGCTCCGGCCCCGTCTATATATCTTTCGACATCGATTGTCTGGACCCCGCATTCGCCCCAGGCACTG GTACTCCAGAAATTGGTGGTTTGACAAGCGCACAGGCGCTCGAGGTCATACGCAGCTGCAAAGGACTCAACATCGTCGGCGCTGACTTGGTTGAG